AATTACCGTGGCACAGTAGTAGAACAGCATGTCTAGGATTAAGTGAACTCAATAAGCGACGGACTTATTTTGGATCATTAGTTTTTCatgaaacaaacagtttgaatgATGGTTGacctgctgttgttgctgctacATGTCAGGAGCAGGTTATAACTAGAGGCTTGATTATGACCCAACTGCTCGTTTTTCTCGGCCTGCTGGAATACTTATTAGTGATGTCACTGTGTTCACTGTAATTTATGTTGATGCGTACAATGTTATTGAAACTGTGGACATAGCTAAAGAAAAGTAGTACAAAAGTTGGAATAGACCAGATTTTCCAGCTCTTAATACATACTGGACAGATtaaacacatttgaaacaaCTAGTTTCTTAGTGAGTTTCACAGGTGCTTGATGGAGAATATTGTTACAGGTTAgatgtttcctctgcttccaTTCTGAATGCTAAAACAAGCTAAATGGCTGCTGGCTGTGCAGAGATGATTAgtaaagcccaattcatgcgTCTGCATCGAAGCTACGCTGTAGGCACGCACGCAGCCTACGCACGGGGCCGAGCATTCAGTTGTGTGTAGGTGAATGTGAGTCTTGCTGTTTCGTGAATTTGAGTTTCTAcgctggtgttgagtgtcttccggttTCTGGTCAACTTATTTACAATTTCTCTGGTGTTAACTTTTTCTAAAAAGAACTgcaacaaagaaatgaaagatgTTCATGTGTCCATgttcgttccttcaactcaattcaaataTGCCGGTGAGTTTGTTGGACCATGCGGACCAATCAGAGTAAATGGTGGTGGTATATATCACATCAAACTACAACAATTGAATTCAGTGTCACCGATGCAAACACAGTCAGTGTATATAGACTGATGGCAGGTGCAGCGCAGTTTATGTTACTGCCAGAGACAGCAAAATGTACCTAGTGTCCTTTGTAGCCACAAACACCACAGGGTTGGGAGCTTCGCCCTGGCTGACCTTCTGCCGCTTGATGACCGACTGGGAGGTGGTCCTCATACCTGAAGTATACGGCCTCCCATTGGCTGGGTAGGGCACTCCTGTAGCCTGTGAACCAATGAAACACAAGAATAGTTAATCACTTGTGTTGTTCATTTGCGCAAGAGACAGCAAGTAAGTAAAGATGCTTatgtgaaaatgacaaaagatAGGCGGATGAAGATGTTAGAATGATATGGCCAggtttactttgaaaacacattaaattgCAGAGGAAAATGTGCTGAAGTTGAATGTCAGCAGTCACAGTTAAGTTGTTGTTAGGGTGTTCTACTGTAGCCTATGTGAGCATATAATATCTAAAGATAAGCCACCAATGCTGGTATATGTGAGAAATACTGACGCTGTCAAAGCCCCTCTTTCCCAGGAGGCTTTGGCCCACTCTAGGCTGGCTGGCCTGGTTCCTGTTGATGGGTGTCGGGGGTCCTCTGGATGCCTTCAGTTTCAGAGGAGCCGAGATGGctacagagacacaaaaacaaataatcagaCTAGAGGACAGATAAGGCAGGAGTAGCTGTTTGGTATTTAAGGGGTTGCAGAAAGGAGTGAATGGTCTCATGACGTGCTCTTACCTAAATCCTTCACTATAGTGGCCAGTGACGGTCGAGGCACCACCTTGGTCTTTAGAGGTGTTTTTGTGGCTTTGGGAAGCCTGATCATAcctgaacaaacaaacatgtccaGTCACTCACTGACCTACAGTACATTTAGACTTAGACATTGCATCAGGAAACAAGTGAGAATCTGTGTGCACATACACTCGGCCTTGACCGCGTTGGAGTTGATGGAGGCGTAGGGTCGCCGTGCAGCGCGGCGAGGCTGCAGGATGTCCTCACACACCCGCCGAGCGATGCGGGTCAGCTTGGTGGTCTGCAGGATGAACGTCTGGCGGTTTTTAGCCAGCAGCTTAGCTCGACCCTCATTGCGGGTGAACGGTGACAGGCCCTGGACCTCCTGGCGTGTCATGTGACCACGGGGGCCTGACTCCTGGACAGAGAAGGACAAGTGAGCGACCAAGAGGCATTCAGGGTGCAtagtttatttctttaatgtttttaaccaatataaaacatcttaaatgagatctggaaaaaaagagacttACAGAGCCACCCCTGGCAGCGCCCTCTAGCTGTGTGGGGGTCTTCAGGCCCCCATACTTCTTCCAGTAGATCCAGCAGGAGGCGCATAGTCTGCACTGCATGTTGGGAGGCCCCCAAGCATACCACTGAGCAGACTGGGCCGCTGGGTTAGAGACAGGGCAGTTTTTGTTAGGGGGGCATCTCTAGATGTAGTTATAGATGGAGTGTGCAAAAATAAGTCTGCCGCTTCATTGTGTGGAACTCAAACCATCTTATTCCAAAATTGTACACTCCGAACtgagtggatttaaaaaaaacaaaaaaacacccaaTGATGGTACTTAAAACACCATGTCCGTGTACTGTTGATTTTGAAATGTACTTGTGTGCATTAGTTATACCAGGATGTGAACATTCATTTTGTCGGATCAAAACTTGGACTCAAAGCACAAATCTTTAACAACTGACAATAAAAGCAACTCAAGTTTAGCAGTACAGCGATATGATGATATATTGTGTGtcactacaaaaaaaaaaatagaaagaaatatattttccaaGTAAAATAGAACCATTTCTTAAATCTAATTATTTTTTCCTTATATTAAGAGGATATTGATAAGTGTTGTTCTAGAATCTTGTTTCCATTTTTTCCTTCAGATCTCCCATCCCGTGTGTACTTACTGTGGCAGCTCTCACAGCTGAGTCCTTTCTGAAAGGCAGTGGCCCCGTTCATGCCAGGCTTGCTTCCAGGAGCCATGATCTGATTGGGGTTGGGTTTGGTGCTGGTTAAGAAATGGGGAGGACAGAGTTATTTGGACAGCAGTTCTAAGTCAAGGCAGATGTGTGGTGCAGCAGTTGACAGTAATACTCACTAGGTGGGGATGTACACCTGCTTCAGCTTGCTatctgcctctgctgcctttAGTCGTTTCTGATTGAGAGATAACATTTGGGGTTTTTGAGAAACTTGATCAAGAGGTATTTTAAAAACCACATCAAACAGTGATTCTTGGTATTTTAAGGATGGGTGAGGTCCTACCTGTTGGATGTAGCGATCCGTAGTCTTCCACATGTAGTAGAACTGGACCACACTGGCTAGAGACTTCCAGGGTAACTGTGGAATAAAAACATCTATTGAACACAAATTGTACATAAAGAATGTGGACAATACAGCTCAATTAAGTCCACATTGCTGACGTTTACAGGATTTATTAGCACTATTAAAGTTTCCACATCTATGGTGTAAGAGACATTAGAGTGGGAGAGCTTACAAAGTCCTGACGAATGTCGTTGAAGTCTTTCCCGTATTTCTCCAGAGCCTCCTCAAACAACATGGCCTCTGAGGCGCTCCATTCCTCCATCTCATCACGGCAGAGCACTGGACCTCCCTGAGGGACGAGGGTGGACATGGCTTTGGCCAGGTCATAGCTGTTCTTCTGCAGCGTGTCCATTGCATGGAactgagagcagagaaaagtCACAGACAACATTAGAGCTTCAGCATCCAAGACAGTTCTTCTCATCGGGCAATAATATTGCCATTAGAGATTAGTCATTTCATTTCAACGTCACTTATTTGAACATTCTGAGTCTAGGAATGTGCCAAACGACCACTTTGTCATTGTTCCAAATACAGTAATGTAATAGTACAATGTAAAGGAGGCTGTTAGGGCCCTAGAgccaaaaacatttttgttgaagCTCTACACGAGAATGTAGTACCCGGACGAAATTTAGGTAGTAAACTATTGTGAAACCGCTCCAAATAACATCTTTAAATGGAAAGAAACTAAAGCTGTTCTCATtgacttgtttttctgtctcagttGTTTAACAATGGAACAAGTTTGAAACAGCGACTTTGATGTGGCCCATTAAGATAGCATGTGAACCAACAGTCCCTCTACAGCCATTTACAAACTGCTGTTCTGGCTCTGATAAAATCCTGATTTTATAACTACAATGTAATCTGACAAAATCACCAGACATAA
The genomic region above belongs to Hippoglossus hippoglossus isolate fHipHip1 chromosome 18, fHipHip1.pri, whole genome shotgun sequence and contains:
- the mta2 gene encoding metastasis-associated protein MTA2, which codes for MAANMYRVGDYVYFENSSSNPYLIRRIEELNKTANGNVEAKVVCLFRRRDISGNLNTLADSNAREFEEESKQPVLSEQQKHQLKHRELFLSRQFESLPATHIRGKCNVTLLNETDVLVGYLEKEDCFFYSLVFDPLQKTLLADQGEIRVGSKYQAEIPDKLAEGESDNRMQEKLETKVWDPNNQLKDPQIDQFLVVARAVGTFARALDCSSSIRQPSLHMSAAAASRDITLFHAMDTLQKNSYDLAKAMSTLVPQGGPVLCRDEMEEWSASEAMLFEEALEKYGKDFNDIRQDFLPWKSLASVVQFYYMWKTTDRYIQQKRLKAAEADSKLKQVYIPTYTKPNPNQIMAPGSKPGMNGATAFQKGLSCESCHTAQSAQWYAWGPPNMQCRLCASCWIYWKKYGGLKTPTQLEGAARGGSESGPRGHMTRQEVQGLSPFTRNEGRAKLLAKNRQTFILQTTKLTRIARRVCEDILQPRRAARRPYASINSNAVKAECMIRLPKATKTPLKTKVVPRPSLATIVKDLAISAPLKLKASRGPPTPINRNQASQPRVGQSLLGKRGFDSATGVPYPANGRPYTSGMRTTSQSVIKRQKVSQGEAPNPVVFVATKDTRALRKHLTQSEMRRAARKPHLLVRIKLPPPPRSLAMPLLPSSTSEPIVLED